The proteins below come from a single Corylus avellana chromosome ca3, CavTom2PMs-1.0 genomic window:
- the LOC132173305 gene encoding uncharacterized protein LOC132173305 — MAVLAGNIRLTISSQIQCRVFFIPWVKKNNVTAITCLQSRDYCSSVPVRYFPRRYSKIDKPESPLPRKGSKKNEFPDYSDGMQRSFVSDEEKSQNQDQMLKNTVLFDDAEQDYELMEEPEEVVKKFSIHQGKDCEQDVSCAIKAKQDAENFATKLLATRSFTAVEVRKKLLGKRFSPDTVEAVINDFQRRGFINDRLYAEIYSRSRWSTSSWGPRRIKQALLTKGVSEVDVEKAVKLVFEDGKSGDQQSSLGLSKLSMDNLFVQASKQWLRGRDVPKETRKSRIVRWLQYRGFNWGVVSTILKKLESQYPP; from the exons ATGGCGGTTTTGGCGGGAAATATCAGGTTGACAATCTCATCCCAGATTCAATGTCGAGTCTTCTTCATTCCCTG GGTGAAGAAGAACAATGTCACTGCCATCACATGTTTGCAGAGCAGGGACTATTGTTCATCAGTTCCGGTTAGGTACTTTCCTAGGAGATATTCTAAGATTGACAAACCAGAAAGTCCTCTGCCAAGAAAAGGTTCCaagaaaaatgaatttcctGACTATTCAGATGGAATGCAGAGAAGTTTTGTTTCTGATGAGGAGAAGTCTCAAAATCAGGATCAAATGTTGAAGAACACCGTGTTGTTTGATGATGCTGAACAAg ACTATGAACTCATGGAAGAGCCTGAGGAGGTTGTTAAAAAGTTCAGCATTCATCAAGGGAAGGATTGTGAACAGGATGTATCATGTGCCATTAAAGCTAAGCAAGATGCAGAAAACTTTGCAACCAAGCTACTTGCGACAAG ATCATTCACAGCTGTTGAAGTGAGAAAGAAATTGCTGGGGAAGAGATTTTCACCAGATACTGTGGAGGCAGTCATAAATGATTTCCAGAGAAg aGGGTTTATCAATGATAGATTGTATGCGGAAATATATTCTCGGTCTAGATGGTCTACTTCAAGTTGGGGACCAAGGCGTATCAAGCAG GCACTCTTGACGAAAGGAGTAAGTGAAGTTGATGTGGAGAAAGCAGTAAAACTGGTTTTTGAGGATGGTAAATCTGGTGATCAACAGTCGAGTCTTGGCTTGTCAAAGCTTTCCATGGATAATTTATTTGTTCAGGCCTCAAAGCAGTGGCTGCGAGGTCGAGATGTGCCAAAAGAGACAAGGAAATCAAGGATAGTTCGGTGGCTTCAGTATCGTGGGTTCAACTGGGGTGTTGTCAGCACCATATTGAAGAAGTTAGAATCACAGTATCCTCCCTAG